The Cloacibacillus sp. An23 genomic interval ACGACATGCGCGAAGCGCCGTCGCTGACGCTTATACGCGGCCTGGTAAACGACGGCGCGAAGGTGCGCGCCTACGACCCGGTCGCGGAGGGCGCGGCGCGCCGTCTGCTCCCCGCCTCGGTCCGCTTCGCGGGGAATCTGCGCGAGCTGCTGGAGGGCGCGGACTGCGCCGTCGTCGTCACCGAATGGCCGGAGTTCGGCGAAATCGACTGGGAAGCCGCGGGAGCCGCGATGCGCCGCAAAATCGTATTCGACGGACGCAACCTCTGCGACCCGGAAAAAATGAAAGCCCTCGGCTTTGAATACTACTGCATAGGGCGCAACATGCTCCCGTAGCGCGCCGTCCCATCGCGCGCGGTTACGCATAAAAAAGATTTCCGCCGCTCCTGCAAAATCACGGAGCGGCGGAAATCTTTTTCTAAAAAATGTATGTCGCCCAGCAAGTCTCCTGCGCCAGGTGAAACGGGGCGGGCCATGCGGGACTTCTGTCCCATGCCCGATATAGCCTCCGTGCTTCATTCAGCCTCGGTGCTGGGGATGGCTAGTGATGGAGATTCCGGCCAGAAGATTGCCTGAATGGCGTAAATGTTTGCTGTTTTAGTTAATTCACTATAAAAACGCGGACGGAGCTTCCGGCCCGCGTCCGCGTCTTTATATTTTTTGCGCCGGTTACTTCGCCGGCATCGTCAGTGTGAACACGCTGCCTCTGCCGATGAAGCTTTCGGCCTCTATCCGGGCGCCGTGCAGCGAGGCTATCTGCTTGACGAGCGACAGTCCTAGGCCGAGGCCGCCGCTCGAGCGCGATTTGTCGGCGCGGTAGAAGCGCTGCCATATCTTAGGCAGCTCCTCCGGCGGGATGCCGGGGCCGTTGTCTCCGACGGAAAGCGTTATGTCTTCGCCGTCGCGCGCGAGTTTGACGTGGACCTTGCCCCCGCCGTATTTGAAGGCGTTTTCTATTAAGTTCTCTATGAGGCGCGACATGAGCGGCACGTCTATTTCGGCGTATATGTCCGGCTCGATTTCGCGCGAGAGCTCTACGTCGTCCCGCACGGAGGACATTTCGCGGCAGACGACTTCCGCGAGTTCGCTTAGGTCGGCCCGCTCGAACGAGGGCTTCGCCGTCCCCTGCTCGAAGCGCGTGATGTTCAGGAGCAGGTTTATCAGCCGCGACATCTTCTGCGCCTGGCGCTCTATCGCGGCGACGCCGTTTTTGTAATCCCTTTCCGAAAGCCCGGCCTTGTCGAGCGCGGCGCACTGTGCGAGTATGACGGCGGTCGGCGTGCGCAGCTCGTGCGATGCGTCGGAGGCGAACTGCTTTTCGGCCTCGAACGAGCCTTCGAGGCGCGCCAGCATACCGTCGAACGCGGCCGCGATCTTATGTATTTCGTCGTCGCGCTTCGGAAGGCCGATGCGCAGAGAGAGGT includes:
- a CDS encoding HAMP domain-containing sensor histidine kinase; translation: MRRLSVKASITLWFSALTLLVTAAALGFIIEMGGSMLSSTAQERLARAVNRNSEYVEYKESERYVAFELDEEFEPFSMGSYTLVYTRAGKLLSGAEPDGFIPTPLTEGPPRLVEGVSSDFYVYDRYADGGRIWVRGIMPASEQDDFHEMMVQLAFFLLPALVAAASLGCYLIVRRAFRPMDRMIAAADAIGEGRDLSLRIGLPKRDDEIHKIAAAFDGMLARLEGSFEAEKQFASDASHELRTPTAVILAQCAALDKAGLSERDYKNGVAAIERQAQKMSRLINLLLNITRFEQGTAKPSFERADLSELAEVVCREMSSVRDDVELSREIEPDIYAEIDVPLMSRLIENLIENAFKYGGGKVHVKLARDGEDITLSVGDNGPGIPPEELPKIWQRFYRADKSRSSGGLGLGLSLVKQIASLHGARIEAESFIGRGSVFTLTMPAK